In Bos indicus isolate NIAB-ARS_2022 breed Sahiwal x Tharparkar chromosome 10, NIAB-ARS_B.indTharparkar_mat_pri_1.0, whole genome shotgun sequence, the DNA window CCCGTCACTTCATCCTCACTGCACCCCTTGTGGTTAGGCCATGGGAGGGGGgcggggttgttttgtttttggtatttctttctgaattttatcctacagtacttttaaaaactgaaacaattgatttacaatactgtgttagtttcaggtgtacaacaaagggatccagttataagatgattatttttctcatgtggatcattttttaaaaatctttattgaatttgttgcaatattgcttctgttttatatatatatatatatttttttggccctgaggtatgtgggatctgagctccccaaccaggaatcaaacacataccctctgcattggaaggcaaagtcttaatgactgaactgacagggaagtcccaagattattttccattatagattataacaagatattgaatgtagttccccgtgctatacagtaaacccttgcatatttattttatatatagtagtttgtatcagTTTATctccatactcctaatttatccttcccatCCCTTGCCCCATTGGTAacaatgtttgttttctatttctgtgagtgtttctgttttgtgtttggaTTCATTTGTAATATCTTTTAGATTCCTCACAGATATCATAccgtttgtctttctctggcttatttcacttagtataatcatGAGATCTGTTGTAAGCCATGTAGTTCTTATACTTGGCCACTAGAGAGCAGAGGAAGCCCAGGAGCCAGGACAGAGCCCGGAACTAACACAACTGCTCATAACTGCTCCCTGTGCCAAGGGccttccctttccccacccctgCAAACTCCACTATCTCTGCACTGCCTAAAGGGATGTCACGGGGTCTGGAAGTGAGGAAGGGACCCATGTTTCTCATGGGTCAGCATGGCCCAGCATGTTTCTCATCCCCCACAGCAACCACTGGTGCAGGTGGCAGCCTGGTGCATCGGGGAATACGGAGACCTCCTGCTGGAGGGGACCTGTGAGGAAACCGAGCCCCTGCAGGTGGGTCCTGCGTTGGGGGTACACTGAGGAGGGACGTGTGAGGGGAGTCAAAGCCAGCCCCAGGATTACTCTCTGTGTGCCCCCTGGAAGGTGGAGAAAGAGGAGGTGTTGGCACTACTGGAAAGGGTGCTGCAGTCCCAGATGTCCCTGCCAGCCACCAGGGGATATGCCCTCACGGCCCTCATGAAGCTCAGCACCCGGCTCCATGGGGACAACAAGTAAGACTGGGTCCCGGCCCCTCCCACAGAGCCTTTTCTTGGTACCTCCAGCGAGAGATGTCCCTTCACTATGGCCCCCAGTTTctgagtttcctgcatctccATCCCAAGCCCCTTGTCCTTGGGTCCTTTTGAGCCAAGTATCGTGGGTCTCTCCCTGCTCTGTGGGGGCCTCTTCCTTCCCTGCTGCATCCTAGAGGTGAAGGGCAGGGCAGATGGCCAGTCCCAGTCACAGACCATCCTGTGGCCCAGCCGCATCTGCCAGGTGATGTCCATCTACGGGAGCTGCCAGAACGTGGAGCTGCAGCAGCGGGCAGTGGAGTACAACGCCCTCTTCCGGAAGTACGACCACTTGAGGTGCGCCGCTGACGGTGTGGGACCCAACCCCCAGCTCGCTCCCTATGTCCATTTCTGGGTGCAGGGGTCGCAGCCTTACCTGTGCCCGCCCACAGTTCATGGACACTAAATGGGCTTCCCACCCTCCTTGTTCATCTGAAAGCCAGTAAAACTGTTCCGTCTTAGGAAATCACAGGGGTACGTCTGACCCGCCATGAGCCCAGGTCTCTCATATTCTTACCCCTCCTCCCACACATCTCTTGTGAAAACCCCAGGGTCTACCCAGAGGGGTACACCTGCGTTCTTCTTCTCAGGGCTGCCGTCCTGGAAAAGATGCCTCTTGTGGAGCGGGGTGGCCCTCAGGTTGATgaggaagcaaaggaaagcaaagaagtaGCCCAGCTTTCGGAAgcagcccctctccccacagaGACCCAGGTGAGAAGCCAGGGGAGCCCTGGGGGAAGAGCATGGTCCAGCTTCCATACCGAGCCCTGACCCTTCTGCCCTCTCTCCAGGCCTCAAAGCTCTTGGATCTGTTAGATCTCCTGGATGGCCCTTCTGAGAATGCCCAGCACCCTCCCCCTCTGGATCCCACCCCAGGAGATACTTTAATAcacctccttgaccttccctgcgCTCCCCGACCCCCTGGTAAGCCTCAGCAAAGGGGAGATGTCTTAAAGAAGGGGCGGTGGAAATAGGTGCTTCCCCTTCTAAGCTGAGGACCGAGATTCTGATTCCCTTGTCCCTGCTGTGTGCTCCCATCACATCCCCATCTTAGTAAAAGGATTCATTAGATCATACAGTCCCCTCCTGGATACCCTCCAATGTCTTTGGCCCAGGGTCCTGCTTCCTCCCTGCCCACCTCACAGGCTTTCCCACTGCCCGCTCCACTGGCCCCTCTCAACTCAAGCCCTTGGTGTTCATATTCTTTTCACATGGAATGTTCTTTCCCCAGCACATTAAAATAACTGGCTCATTCTCCATCTTCAGCCTCAGCTAAAATGTCAGAtgcttcccctccctctcctgcttAAGTTAGTTCCCCCCACAGGTTATTTCCTTGAGAGCACCAGTTACAGACTGTGATTGTTTccttgtttattgtttttctctcctaAGCTGTGAGCTCCACTGGGGACCTCATCTTCTTGTCCACTCGATCATTAGCATCTGGAGCAGTTCCCTGCACCCAGTGGGtgctcatttaatttttcttgcatgaatgaatgaactgttaTCTTCAGCCCATATACAGAATCACTTCTCTCTCCCTACTGTAGCTCCCATCCCAAATCTCAAAGTATTTGAGCGTGAAGGACTTCAGCTGAATCTTTCTTTTGTTCGACCCCCTGGAACCCCTACTTTGCTGTTAATCACTGTCACTGCCACCAACACCTCAGGGGGTGACGTCACCCACTTCATCTGCCAGGCGGCTGTGCCTAAGGTTTGTAGAAGACCAGGACTCAGAGGTAGCCTGGATACTCCAGGAGAAAAAGCCACTAAGTAGAGGAGgcactgggggtggagggagggtgaGATGAGAAGGGAGCGACTGCAGAGACAGGCACTTGGGGAGTCGCGGGAAGAGGGTGTAAAACTACTGGGTGTGGAGTGGTTGCCTGAGCCAGCCAGCTGCCTTACTGTGTGCTCTGTCCAACCTCCTGTGTTCAGAGTTTCCAGCTGCAGCTACAGGCCCCCAGTGGAGACACTGTTCCAGCCCAAGGTGGCCCTCCCATGACCCAGCTGCTCAGAATCCTCAATCCTAACAAGGTGAGCTCCAGGAGCCCCTCGAGGCTAAGACCTAGGGCAGGGAGGAGTCATCTGTGCTTACCCTGGTCTTCGCTCTCCTATTCCTAGGCCCCCTTGCGGCTGAAGTTGCGCCTCACCTACGACCACTTTGGCCAGTCGGTACAGGAAATCTTTGAGGTGAACAACTTGCCCGTGGAGACATGGCAATAACTCAGCCTCCACTCAAAGCCTGAACTCCTCCTGTGCCCCCAAATCAGGAGCTACTTGGATCCATATCTGAGGGTGACCAGCAGGTGGCACTCTGGTCCTGTCCTTGCTGCTGCAgaaactggggtggggggaacccCACAAATGatgaaagccaataaagccctaGGGGGCAAAGCCATATTTGAGGTAGAAAATGTATGTGAATAACAGACAGGGAAGAGCCTTCTTACACAGGAAGTAGGTATCTTGCCCTAAGCTTTTGGAACTGGTTTCAACAAAGGAAGGTTTTCCTTCTACCCCCTTTCTGGCTGGGGAGCAGATGTGCCCCTAAACCTCCACAGGAGGCACTCTACTCTCTAGGCCAGGGCAGGGCATAGGGGCAACGTCAAACCAGAAGTTTTAGATCTCTAACAGGAATCCTCACCAGCTTCCCCAAGCTGCTGCTGTTCCCTGTAGCCCCGGGCAGGGAAATCCCTGCTGCCTCCCCTCTTCTCTAACTCAGCTGTAAGGCAGTTTAGGAG includes these proteins:
- the AP1G2 gene encoding AP-1 complex subunit gamma-like 2 isoform X2 produces the protein MNATMVVPQLVHTLRTLVMTGCSAEHSVSGVSDPFLQVQILRLLRILGRNHEESSETMNDLLAQVATNTDTSRNAGNAVLFETVLTIMDIRSAAGLRVLAVNILGRFLLNSDRNIRYVALTSLLKLVQSDHSAVQRHRPTVVECLWEPDASLSRRALELSLALVNSSNVRAMTQELQGFLESCPPDLRADCASGILLAAERFAPTKRWHIDTILRVLTTAGTYVRDDAVANLIQLIGGAQELHAYSVRRLYSALAEDISQQPLVQVAAWCIGEYGDLLLEGTCEETEPLQVEKEEVLALLERVLQSQMSLPATRGYALTALMKLSTRLHGDNNRICQVMSIYGSCQNVELQQRAVEYNALFRKYDHLRAAVLEKMPLVERGGPQVDEEAKESKEVAQLSEAAPLPTETQASKLLDLLDLLDGPSENAQHPPPLDPTPGDTLIHLLDLPCAPRPPAPIPNLKVFEREGLQLNLSFVRPPGTPTLLLITVTATNTSGGDVTHFICQAAVPKSFQLQLQAPSGDTVPAQGGPPMTQLLRILNPNKAPLRLKLRLTYDHFGQSVQEIFEVNNLPVETWQ